From Paenibacillus graminis:
CAGCCATAAGTGCCAGCAAAACCGGCCAGGTCGGCGTCATCGGCACCATCGGTACGATCAAAAGCGGTGCCTACACTGCTGCGCTGAAGCAGCTGTCCCCTTTTGTCCAGGTCGTCAGCCAGGCCTGTCCGGCACTTGTTCCTTTTGTGGAACAAGGGATGTTCCGCTCGGAGGAGAGCCATATCGCAGTGGCGGAATCGCTGAATGGCATCAAGTATGAGCCAATCGACACACTGATTCTGGGCTGTACCCATTATCCGTTCCTGGTGGAGCCCATCGGCAAGGTAATGGGACCAGGGGTGAAGCTCATCAGTTCAGCGGATGAGACAGCCAGAGAAATCAGTACCATCCTCTATGACAAAGGCAAACTGGCCAGCGGAGACCAAAGTCCCATCCACCAGTTTTTCTGCAGCGGGGATGCTGAGATGTTCCAACGGATCGCGCGTGACTGGCTTGGGGAGCAGATTAAGCGTACACCTGTTGTGTGGCAGGTTTCTTCACTGTAAGCAACGGGAGTGGTGAGTTGAATAAGGACAAACCCCTGATTCAGGGGCAGTTTTAGAACCAATACTTGAGGCCGGAACAGCAATGTTCCGGTCTTTGCTGTTTATTTTAGAAGCTGGTCCGCGTTTCTGGACATCTTAAGCGGGATAGGCCGATTCAATTCTTTCATGGTGGACAGCACGGTCTGCATACAATGGAATAGAAGGCTGTGTCCGAATGTCTCCCGTGAATTCTCCGGCTGACGGCATTGGATGACGCCAACTAGACGGCCGAGAGGATGAGGCATATGCAGCAATATATTGCCCGCAGGGGAGATACGGTTAGCCGGATTGCCGCGAGGCATGGACTCACACCGGAGCATGTAATTCAGGGGAACCCATGGGCAGGCAGGCAGCCGTATTTAATTCCGGGGCAGATTCTGTTTCTGCCTTCCGCTCCGCGTAAACGGTATGCCGTACAGCAAGGTGACGATGCCTGGAGCATTGCTGCCTTGTTCGGAGTGGATGTGAATGAACTTGAAAAACTGAATCCGGGCGTTGGCTCAGTATATGGATGTACCCCCGGCAAGGTACTGGTCATTCCTCCGGCGGCACCGCACAAAGTGGTGCATTTGCGCGGAGAATATGGTCCTGCCGAGGTGGAAGCGGATATTATTCAGCTGCTGGACCAATATCCTTTCCTTCAGCATGAATCTATTGGTTCAAGCGTTCTGGGCAAGCCGCTGCATCTGCTGCGGATCGGCAGGGGGCCGCACCAGCTTCATGTCAATGCCGCACTGCATGCGAATGAATGGCTGACCTCGCCCTGCCTCATGTCTTTTGTGGAGCAGTATGCGGCAGCATATGCTCAAGGAAAGGACTGGAATGGCCACAACCCTATGGATTGGTACAGCAACTGGACGGTATGGGCTGTGCCCATGGCTAATCCCGATGGGGTGGAGCTGGTACAGGAAGGGGGACTTCCCGGTCACCCGTATTATGACGAGCTGATGGCATGGAACGGTGGACGGAGCAGCTTCCGGCACTGGAAGGCCAACATCCGCGGGGTGGATCTGGGCGACCAGTTCCCGGCCCATTGGGAAGAAGAGCAGGCCCGGCGGGGAGTGCCTGGACCCGGGCCGCGTGACTACGGCGGGACGGCTGCGCTAAGCGAGCCGGAAGCCGCTGCCCTGGCGCAGCTGGCAGAGAGAGTCCCCGGCGATGCCGCTGTATCGCTGCACAGCCAGGGTGGAGAGATTTATTGGAACTACCGGGGGTATGAGCCGCTGGAGAGCCGTGCACTTGCAGCACAGCTAGCGGCGGCGAGCGGCTACCGGGCGGTTGAGCTGACCGGCAGCGATGCGGGATACAAGGACTGGTTTATCCAGCGTTTCCGCAAGCCCGGTTTCACTGTGGAGCTGGGAGTTGGCAAAAATCCGCTGCCGCTGGCTGATTTTGAGGATATGGCGCTGGAAACCGGTCTTATTTTGGCATCGATCCTTTCAAATTTCAAATAAAAATGAAACAATTTCTGCAAATTTGCGTAATATAACAGCAAAGGGTACGGCCGCAGTCATTTCCAGATGCGCTTCGCGGCTGGATCCTTTTTTTGTGGAAAAACGGAGCATCTGCCTTCGGAAGCTGATTTTATTGCGGAGTTTATTCCGGCAGTAAAGCTTCATAAAACTTTTAGGAGGACCGTGATGAAACTGAAAAAACTGCTCTCGCTTAAGCAATGGTCCCATATTTTCCGCAATTCCTGGCAGTTTGTCATCTCCCCGCAAGTAGCCCTGGCAGACAAGCTCCTGTTCACCGTTCCGGTGCTTTTATACTGGGTGCTTCCCGATTTCATGCCGTTTCTGCCGATTGACGATATTGGAGTGACGATGCTGCTGACGGGCTGGTTCGTCTCGCGGATGGAGCGCAAATACCCGGCCCAAAGAGCCGGAAGATGAAGGATTAGCGAATCTTTTCATGGTTTTACTGATCTATTTCGCCAATACAGTTGCTTTTACAGGCTGATTTCCTTAAAATAAACTATTGAGTATTTAAACTATAGATGCACGGGAGATGGATGAGGATGAACGTCAAAATTACCCGCAACGCGGCTAAAGTGATAAAGAAAACGATGGAACTTGAAGGCAACAGCGAGTTGAAGCTGCGCGTAGCCATTACACACGCCCACGGTGATCATGCCCACTACGGCCTTGATCTGGACACGCCCAAAGAAAGTGACGTTGTTGTATCCACTGACAAAGAGATTGATGTCATTCTTGATCCGAATCAGCCCTTGCTGGATGGTGTGAAGATCGACTATCTGTACTTCCCTGAAGAAGGTTTTGTAATTACTAATCCGTCTAAAGGAAATCACGGCGATCA
This genomic window contains:
- the racE gene encoding glutamate racemase — encoded protein: MQQAIAILDSGVGGLTVVKEVMRQLPREKIIYFGDTARAPYGPRSTEEVKMFTEQIVDYLIQFNPKMIVIACNTATAAALDYISAKVSIPVIGVIHPGARAAISASKTGQVGVIGTIGTIKSGAYTAALKQLSPFVQVVSQACPALVPFVEQGMFRSEESHIAVAESLNGIKYEPIDTLILGCTHYPFLVEPIGKVMGPGVKLISSADETAREISTILYDKGKLASGDQSPIHQFFCSGDAEMFQRIARDWLGEQIKRTPVVWQVSSL
- a CDS encoding M14 family metallopeptidase, with product MQQYIARRGDTVSRIAARHGLTPEHVIQGNPWAGRQPYLIPGQILFLPSAPRKRYAVQQGDDAWSIAALFGVDVNELEKLNPGVGSVYGCTPGKVLVIPPAAPHKVVHLRGEYGPAEVEADIIQLLDQYPFLQHESIGSSVLGKPLHLLRIGRGPHQLHVNAALHANEWLTSPCLMSFVEQYAAAYAQGKDWNGHNPMDWYSNWTVWAVPMANPDGVELVQEGGLPGHPYYDELMAWNGGRSSFRHWKANIRGVDLGDQFPAHWEEEQARRGVPGPGPRDYGGTAALSEPEAAALAQLAERVPGDAAVSLHSQGGEIYWNYRGYEPLESRALAAQLAAASGYRAVELTGSDAGYKDWFIQRFRKPGFTVELGVGKNPLPLADFEDMALETGLILASILSNFK
- a CDS encoding HesB/IscA family protein; the protein is MNVKITRNAAKVIKKTMELEGNSELKLRVAITHAHGDHAHYGLDLDTPKESDVVVSTDKEIDVILDPNQPLLDGVKIDYLYFPEEGFVITNPSKGNHGDH